Proteins from a genomic interval of Heteronotia binoei isolate CCM8104 ecotype False Entrance Well chromosome 7, APGP_CSIRO_Hbin_v1, whole genome shotgun sequence:
- the RRS1 gene encoding ribosome biogenesis regulatory protein homolog, producing the protein MATLYVEDLLARAEEREAETLRSVTVHKELDLEFDAGNLLVVDKNPVSRALAREGKAREDLLRALARDNTQLLVGQLWALPAERAEGGAGPVVVKLPEPSTRLPREKPLPKPRPLTRWEQFARLKGIRPTRKKRGTLVWDEAAKEWRRRWGYRRAGTDPKRDWALEVPETADPLEDQFAKRRQEKRERVARNELNRLRNLARAHRAAAPQLHPTGHQDRVELRRVTAVARLATASRGRFQPRLPKEPPVAKNPGGGKKRHFAPVLGDLEGEKKRQLELVRNLNAKKSPLDLTRAVNKQLRQEDAEAAAAKGKKRGQRGKRGRRQQQRPGSSKSKKSGGATRRGSQGGPGRMGGKRKKK; encoded by the coding sequence ATGGCTACACTGTACGTGGAGGATTTGCTGGCGCGCGCCGAGGAGCGCGAGGCCGAGACGCTACGCAGCGTGACGGTACACAAGGAGCTGGACCTGGAGTTCGATGCGGGCAACCTGCTGGTGGTGGATAAGAACCCTGTGTCGCGCGCCCTGGCGCGTGAAGGTAAGGCTCGCGAGGACCTGCTGAGAGCCTTGGCCCGCGACAACACGCAGCTCCTGGTGGGCCAGCTGTGGGCTCTGCCAGCGGAGCGGGCCGAAGGAGGGGCGGGGCCGGTGGTGGTCAAGCTGCCCGAGCCTTCGACCCGCCTGCCCCGGGAAAAGCCGCTGCCCAAGCCCCGGCCGCTCACTCGGTGGGAGCAGTTCGCCCGGCTCAAAGGGATCCGCCCGACACGCAAGAAGCGCGGCACGCTTGTCTGGGACGAGGCGGCGAAGGAATGGCGGCGCCGCTGGGGTTACCGCCGCGCCGGGACTGACCCTAAACGCGACTGGGCTCTGGAGGTGCCCGAGACGGCCGACCCGCTGGAAGACCAGTTTGCCAAGCGGCGCCAGGAGAAGCGCGAGAGAGTGGCGCGCAACGAGCTCAACCGCCTGCGCAACCTGGCGCGCGCCCACCGCgcagccgccccgcagctgcacCCCACCGGCCACCAAGACCGGGTTGAGCTGCGGCGCGTCACCGCCGTCGCCCGCCTCGCCACTGCCTCCCGCGGCCGCTTCCAGCCTCGCCTGCCCAAGGAACCGCCCGTAGCGAAGAACCCCGGAGGTGGGAAGAAGCGCCACTTCGCACCGGTGCTAGGAGATTTGGAAGGGGAGAAGAAGCGGCAGCTGGAACTGGTCCGGAACCTGAACGCCAAAAAGTCGCCTTTGGACCTGACCCGCGCAGTCAACAAGCAGCTCCGGCAGGAAGACGCCGAGGCTGCGGCTGCCAAGGGCAAGAAGCGCGGCCAGCGCGGCAAGAGGGGCCGGCGGCAGCAGCAAAGACCCGGCAGCAGCAAGAGCAAGAAAAGCGGAGGAGCCACCCGGAGAGggagccaggggggacctggacgCATGGGAGGCAAGAGGAAGAAAAAATGA